Proteins from a genomic interval of Rhinoraja longicauda isolate Sanriku21f chromosome 16, sRhiLon1.1, whole genome shotgun sequence:
- the LOC144600968 gene encoding uncharacterized protein LOC144600968, whose protein sequence is MVKGMFSIAWLAQSSRDMEKQPGQGSWSVGDSSLSSHAEDSTADTCQPAPSSPPPPCTGDPTTTQINTLQQGGSCGRDPEAEEAVKESAASDLNVQEDCWGSGSESGRSEEGSARDGRGGSVDSECDCGDAPRRVRTAFTAQQIHKLEKKFKRQTYLGASERGKLAALLHLSETQVKTWFQNRRMKLKRQLQDLCSVSFAAPALFTHSLPMREPLLTPCTFPGFYTTTHQTTSGPQRPPQPSFPPPVHRYSPSMGQSFSRYQPYLYPLMLEPSPVGLHVYS, encoded by the exons ATGGTGAAAGGGATGTTTTCAATAGCCTGGCTCGCCCAAAGCAGCCGCGACATGGAGAAGCAGCCCGGACAAGGGTCTTGGTCTGTGGGCGATTCCTCCCTGAGCTCTCACGCTGAGGACTCTACAGCAGACACCTGCCAACCGGCAccatcatcaccaccaccaccgtgtACCGGGGACCCCACCACGACCCAAATAAACACATTGCAACAGGGGGGGTCGTGTGGTCGCGACCCAGAGGCAGAGGAGGCGGTGAAGGAATCTGCAGCCAGCGACT TGAATGTGCAGGAGGATTGCTGGGGTTCTGGCAGTGAGTCTGGTCGCTCGGAGGAGGGCTCGGCCAGGGACGGGCGAGGGGGAAGCGTGGACTCTGAGTGCGACTGTGGCGACGCTCCTCGCCGGGTGCGCACCGCGTTCACAGCCCAGCAGATCCACAAACTGGAGAAGAAGTTCAAGCGGCAAACTTACCTGGGAGCGTCCGAGAGGGGCAAGCTGGCCGCCCTTCTCCACCTGTCCGAGACCCAG GTGAAGACGTGGTTTCAGAACCGCAGGATGAAGTTGAAGCGCCAGTTGCAGGATCTGTGCTCCGTGTCGTTCGCCGCCCCTGCGTTGTTCACCCATTCGCTGCCGATGAGGGAGCCGCTCCTCACTCCATGCACCTTCCCCGGGTTCTACACGACCACCCACCAAACCACCAGCGGTCCCCAGCGCCCGCCACAGCCGTCCTTCCCACCGCCCGTGCACCGCTACAGCCCGAGCATGGGGCAGAGCTTCTCGCGGTACCAGCCTTACCTTTACCCGCTGATGCTGGAGCCATCTCCAGTGGGATTGCACGTCTATTCCTGA